One genomic region from Ptychodera flava strain L36383 chromosome 14, AS_Pfla_20210202, whole genome shotgun sequence encodes:
- the LOC139149713 gene encoding fatty acid-binding protein-like yields MAVLQELAGAWELESHQNFEAVLVELGVDDATKPKCLRKRPTAQIEVEGTSVNLKHTGPDSTVEYQIRIGQDFELTDPHSMKVIPMTANVEDDKLVYRAKEKIADSVDYVSYEIIEEKMVCTLTVNGASCKRIFRRM; encoded by the exons ATGGCAGTCCTTCAGGAGCTTGCCGGAGCCTGGGAATTGGAATCACATCAAAACTTCGAAGCTGTTCTCGTAGAGTTGGGTGTCGACGACGCTACAAAACCGAAGTGCCTCAGGAAAAGACCGACAGCGCAGATCGAGGTCGAGGGCACTAGTGTCAACTTGAAGCACACAGGACCGGACTCCACGGTCGAATACCAAATTAGA attggtCAGGACTTCGAACTGACGGATCCACACTCGATGAAGGTAATTCCAATGACAGCAAACGTTGAAGATGATAAACTCGTCTATAGAGCTAAGGAGAAAATAGCCGATTCAGTGGATTATGTGAGTTATGAGATCATAGAGGAAAAGATGGTGTGTACGTTGACTGTGAACGGGGCCAGCTGCAAGCGTATCTTCAGACGAATGTAA